Proteins from one Mycobacterium sp. EPa45 genomic window:
- a CDS encoding haloacid dehalogenase type II, with protein sequence MTASWASTQGIRVLAFDVFGTVVDWRTSIIGELEHFGKQQGVQRDWSTFADNWRAGYVPAMDLVRRGDLPWTRLDDLHRRILDELLSDAGVEAPDDDVDHLNRAWHRLDPWPDAVAGLHRLKERFVITTLSNGNLSLLTNMAKRAGLPWDCVLSAELFGHYKPDREAYLGCAQILDTAPEEVMLVAAHPSDLRAARDAGLRTGYVDRPLEWGQPGRYRVPFTPDEFDVAATDFLELAEKL encoded by the coding sequence ATGACCGCGTCGTGGGCCAGCACGCAAGGGATCCGCGTGCTGGCCTTCGACGTGTTCGGCACCGTCGTGGACTGGCGGACGAGCATCATCGGCGAACTCGAGCACTTCGGGAAACAGCAAGGTGTGCAACGGGATTGGTCCACGTTTGCCGACAACTGGCGGGCCGGCTATGTGCCTGCGATGGATCTGGTCCGCCGGGGCGATCTGCCGTGGACCCGGCTGGACGATCTGCACCGCAGGATCCTCGACGAATTGCTCAGCGACGCCGGCGTCGAGGCGCCTGACGACGACGTCGATCACCTCAACCGCGCGTGGCATCGGCTGGATCCCTGGCCGGACGCGGTGGCCGGGCTGCACCGGCTCAAGGAGCGCTTCGTCATCACCACGCTGTCCAACGGCAACCTCTCACTACTGACCAACATGGCCAAACGGGCGGGGCTGCCGTGGGATTGCGTACTGTCGGCCGAGCTCTTCGGCCACTACAAGCCCGATCGCGAGGCCTACCTCGGCTGCGCACAGATCCTGGACACCGCGCCTGAGGAGGTCATGTTGGTCGCGGCACACCCCAGCGATCTGCGGGCCGCCCGCGATGCCGGGCTGCGGACCGGCTATGTCGACCGGCCGCTGGAATGGGGACAACCGGGACGCTATCGGGTGCCGTTCACGCCCGACGAATTCGACGTCGCCGCAACGGACTTCCTGGAGCTGGCCGAGAAGCTCTAG
- the pntB gene encoding Re/Si-specific NAD(P)(+) transhydrogenase subunit beta, whose amino-acid sequence MFTLETAATAAYVVAALLFILALAGLSKHETSRAGNTFGMAGMVVALVATIALALARHIEPIGLGLLVGAMAIGAAIGLWRARVVEMTGMPELIALLHSFVGLAAVLVGWNGYLHVEHDLAGAEAAVLNNEGMLGIHSAEVFIGVFIGAVTFTGSIVANLKLSARIKSAPLMLPGKNLLNVGALVLFVVFTVWFVIEPQLWLLIVVTVLALLLGWHLVASIGGGDMPVVVSMLNSYSGWAAAASGFLLSNDLLIVTGALVGSSGAYLSYIMCKAMNRSFISVIAGGFGIEAGPAEDKDYGEHREINAEGAAELLSSASSVIITPGYGMAVAQAQYGVAELTRKLRERGVTVRFGIHPVAGRLPGHMNVLLAEAKVPYDIVLEMDEINDDFESTSVVLVIGANDTVNPAASEDPSSPIAGMPVLTVWNAEHVIVFKRSMASGYAGVQNPLFFRENTQMLFGDARDRVDDINAAL is encoded by the coding sequence TTGTTCACATTGGAAACGGCCGCCACCGCGGCCTACGTCGTCGCGGCCCTGCTGTTCATCCTGGCGCTGGCCGGGCTGTCCAAGCACGAAACATCGCGGGCCGGAAACACATTCGGTATGGCCGGCATGGTCGTAGCCCTGGTCGCCACCATCGCGCTGGCCCTGGCCCGCCATATCGAGCCGATCGGTCTGGGCCTGCTGGTCGGGGCCATGGCCATCGGTGCCGCGATCGGGTTGTGGCGTGCCCGCGTCGTCGAGATGACCGGTATGCCCGAGCTGATTGCCCTGCTGCACAGCTTCGTCGGCCTGGCTGCGGTGTTGGTCGGCTGGAACGGCTACCTGCACGTCGAACACGATCTGGCCGGCGCCGAGGCCGCAGTGCTCAACAACGAGGGCATGCTCGGCATCCACTCCGCCGAAGTCTTCATCGGCGTGTTCATCGGCGCCGTGACCTTCACCGGATCGATCGTCGCCAACCTGAAACTGTCGGCGCGCATCAAATCCGCACCACTGATGTTGCCCGGCAAGAACTTGCTCAATGTCGGTGCTTTGGTGTTGTTCGTTGTGTTCACCGTCTGGTTCGTCATCGAACCCCAATTGTGGCTGCTCATCGTCGTCACGGTGTTGGCGCTGCTGCTGGGCTGGCACCTGGTCGCCTCGATCGGCGGTGGCGACATGCCCGTCGTGGTGTCGATGCTCAACAGCTATTCCGGTTGGGCTGCAGCAGCTTCGGGCTTCCTACTGTCCAACGATCTGTTGATCGTCACCGGCGCCCTGGTCGGATCTTCGGGTGCCTACCTGTCCTACATCATGTGCAAAGCCATGAACCGCTCGTTCATCTCGGTCATAGCTGGGGGCTTCGGCATCGAAGCAGGACCGGCCGAGGACAAGGACTACGGCGAACACCGCGAGATCAACGCCGAGGGAGCCGCCGAACTCTTGTCGTCGGCCAGTTCGGTGATCATCACTCCCGGTTACGGGATGGCCGTGGCCCAGGCCCAGTACGGCGTGGCCGAGCTGACCCGCAAGCTGCGCGAGCGTGGTGTCACTGTGCGCTTCGGTATCCACCCCGTCGCGGGCCGCCTGCCCGGCCACATGAACGTGCTGCTGGCAGAGGCCAAGGTGCCCTACGACATCGTGCTCGAAATGGACGAGATCAACGACGATTTCGAGAGCACCTCGGTGGTGCTGGTGATCGGCGCCAACGACACGGTGAACCCGGCGGCGTCGGAAGATCCGAGCAGCCCGATCGCCGGCATGCCGGTGCTGACGGTATGGAATGCCGAGCACGTCATCGTGTTCAAGCGGTCCATGGCCTCCGGTTACGCCGGCGTGCAGAATCCACTGTTCTTCCGCGAGAACACCCAGATGCTGTTCGGCGATGCGCGCGACCGGGTCGACGACATCAACGCCGCGCTGTGA
- a CDS encoding Re/Si-specific NAD(P)(+) transhydrogenase subunit alpha has product MLIGIPRESLPGETRVAATPQTVGQLIKLGYDVLVESGAGVAASFSDEAFVEAGAGIGTTAEALATDIVLKVNAPTSAEIAALRDGATLISLISPALKPELVEELSTRPITVLAMDAVPRISRAQSLDVLSSMANIAGYRAVVEAAHKFGRFFTGQVTAAGKVPPAKVLVVGAGVAGLAAIGAAGSLGAIVRATDPRPEVADQVKSLGGEYLSIESPEAEVSATGYAKEMGDDYKAREAQLYAEQSEDVDIIITTALIPGRPAPRIITADMVASMKSGSVIVDMAAANGGNVEGTVKDQAVLTDNGVTIIGYTDLAGRLPTQASQLYGTNLVNLLKLLTPEKDGTLVLDFDDVVQRSVTVVRDGETTWPPPPVQVSAVPTPSATAAPAVQQTKQPMTMGRRLGITFGAAAVLFGLIALSPAALQVHLTVFALAIVIGYYVIGHVHHALHTPLMSVTNAISGIIVVGALLQIGHGDVIVTTLAAVAILLASINIFGGFAVTRRMLAMFSRS; this is encoded by the coding sequence ATGCTCATCGGGATTCCACGCGAGTCTCTACCGGGGGAGACGCGTGTCGCCGCCACTCCCCAGACCGTCGGACAGCTCATCAAACTCGGCTATGACGTACTCGTCGAATCTGGTGCGGGTGTCGCGGCGAGCTTCTCCGACGAGGCATTCGTCGAGGCCGGTGCGGGTATCGGAACCACAGCGGAGGCGCTGGCCACCGATATCGTCCTCAAGGTCAATGCACCCACCAGTGCCGAGATAGCCGCACTGCGCGACGGGGCAACCCTGATCAGCCTGATCTCCCCGGCCCTCAAACCCGAACTCGTCGAGGAACTGTCCACGCGGCCCATCACGGTGCTGGCCATGGACGCGGTCCCGCGGATCTCGCGAGCCCAGTCTCTGGACGTCCTGTCGTCAATGGCCAACATCGCCGGATACCGCGCGGTCGTCGAGGCAGCACATAAGTTCGGCCGGTTCTTCACCGGCCAGGTGACGGCGGCGGGCAAGGTCCCACCGGCCAAGGTGTTGGTGGTCGGCGCGGGTGTGGCCGGGCTGGCGGCGATCGGCGCCGCGGGCAGCCTCGGCGCCATCGTGCGCGCCACCGACCCGCGCCCCGAGGTCGCCGATCAGGTCAAATCCCTTGGTGGTGAGTACCTTTCGATCGAATCGCCGGAGGCGGAGGTATCGGCTACCGGTTACGCCAAGGAGATGGGTGACGATTACAAGGCCCGCGAGGCGCAGCTGTACGCCGAGCAGTCCGAAGACGTCGACATCATCATCACGACGGCACTGATTCCCGGACGGCCCGCGCCGCGCATCATCACCGCCGATATGGTCGCCTCGATGAAATCGGGCAGTGTCATCGTCGATATGGCCGCGGCCAACGGTGGCAACGTCGAGGGCACCGTCAAAGACCAGGCCGTCCTCACCGACAACGGTGTGACCATCATCGGCTACACCGATCTGGCCGGCCGGCTGCCCACCCAGGCATCGCAGCTCTACGGCACCAACCTGGTCAACCTCCTCAAACTGCTGACCCCGGAAAAAGACGGCACGCTCGTACTCGATTTCGACGACGTCGTGCAGCGGTCGGTCACCGTGGTCCGCGACGGCGAGACGACGTGGCCACCACCACCGGTACAGGTCTCGGCGGTACCGACGCCGTCTGCGACGGCCGCCCCGGCAGTGCAGCAGACCAAACAACCGATGACGATGGGCCGCCGACTCGGCATCACCTTCGGCGCCGCCGCCGTGCTGTTCGGACTCATCGCGTTGTCCCCGGCCGCACTGCAGGTGCACCTGACGGTCTTCGCGCTCGCGATCGTGATCGGCTACTACGTCATCGGCCACGTCCACCACGCCCTGCACACCCCGTTGATGTCGGTGACCAACGCCATCTCGGGCATCATCGTCGTCGGTGCGCTGCTCCAAATCGGCCACGGTGACGTCATCGTCACGACATTGGCCGCCGTCGCCATCCTGCTTGCCAGTATCAACATCTTCGGTGGCTTCGCGGTGACGCGTCGCATGCTCGCGATGTTCTCGAGGAGCTGA
- a CDS encoding DUF456 domain-containing protein has translation MSIGGIVLVGLVIAIGLVGVIVPLLPGTLLVFAAIAVWAVVEHSLVSWVVLGVVTAVLGASLLIKYLWPARRMRAGEVGTWTLAAGGVLGVIGFFVVPVIGLLLGFVLGVYLAELAARHDQRRAWAATVLALKAAALSVGVELAGGLTATVVWVAGLLLTQ, from the coding sequence GTGAGCATCGGCGGCATCGTCCTCGTCGGGTTGGTCATCGCGATTGGGCTGGTCGGCGTGATCGTGCCGTTGTTACCGGGCACCCTGCTGGTCTTCGCCGCCATCGCGGTGTGGGCCGTCGTCGAACACAGCCTGGTGTCCTGGGTCGTGCTCGGGGTGGTCACCGCGGTGCTCGGGGCGAGCTTGCTGATCAAGTACCTGTGGCCGGCCCGGCGGATGCGCGCGGGTGAGGTCGGCACATGGACGCTGGCCGCGGGTGGGGTGCTCGGTGTCATCGGCTTCTTCGTAGTGCCGGTGATCGGGCTGCTGCTCGGCTTCGTGCTCGGTGTGTACCTCGCCGAGCTGGCGGCCCGGCACGACCAGCGGCGCGCCTGGGCGGCGACGGTTCTCGCACTGAAGGCCGCCGCGCTGTCAGTCGGCGTGGAGTTGGCCGGCGGCCTGACCGCCACCGTGGTGTGGGTGGCGGGCCTGCTGCTAACCCAGTAG
- a CDS encoding tyrosine-protein phosphatase, whose translation MSHTHLSGAWNFRDVADTTGIRPGKFFRSSELSRLDDDGRDAFRRLGITDVADLRSPQELERRGQGAVPDGVAIHLLPFPDLSNTTADAPHETSWQKMMTEKVDDEDVEDAAERFMTGEYEKFPVLAGAQRAVRQVFSLLSAGRPVITHCFAGKDRTGFTVAVVLESIGVPRDEVLTDFLRSNDAVESLRERIMESIVSRAGETPEIATFAEARLTNGVLGVREGYLATAHRVIAENYGDLDGFLRTAGVSEEDVARTRKELLG comes from the coding sequence GTGAGCCACACTCACCTGTCGGGGGCATGGAACTTCCGCGACGTCGCCGACACCACAGGGATCCGCCCGGGGAAGTTCTTCCGGTCCAGTGAGCTCAGCCGGCTCGACGACGACGGCCGGGATGCCTTCCGCCGCCTGGGCATCACCGACGTCGCCGACCTACGGTCGCCGCAGGAGCTCGAGCGTCGCGGCCAGGGAGCGGTGCCCGACGGCGTCGCCATCCACCTGCTCCCGTTCCCGGACCTGTCGAACACGACGGCCGACGCACCGCACGAGACCAGCTGGCAGAAGATGATGACCGAGAAGGTCGACGACGAGGACGTCGAAGACGCCGCCGAGCGTTTCATGACCGGCGAGTACGAGAAGTTCCCCGTGCTGGCCGGTGCGCAACGCGCTGTGCGGCAGGTTTTTTCGTTGCTGAGTGCAGGCCGCCCGGTCATCACCCACTGCTTCGCGGGCAAGGACCGCACCGGCTTCACCGTCGCGGTCGTGTTGGAGTCCATCGGGGTGCCGCGCGACGAGGTGCTCACCGACTTTCTGCGCAGCAACGACGCAGTCGAGTCGCTGCGGGAGCGGATCATGGAGTCGATCGTCAGCCGGGCCGGCGAGACACCGGAGATCGCCACGTTCGCCGAGGCGCGCCTGACCAACGGCGTGCTCGGCGTGCGGGAGGGCTACTTGGCCACCGCGCACCGTGTGATCGCCGAGAACTACGGTGACCTCGACGGATTCCTGCGCACCGCCGGGGTGTCCGAGGAGGACGTCGCCCGCACGCGCAAAGAGCTACTGGGTTAG
- a CDS encoding acyl-CoA dehydrogenase family protein — translation MSAKGADYHKRLTEFMVEHVFPAEKSYDEYREAAGPGDFTVPPVVEDLKVLARKQGLWNLFLPAESGLTNLEYAPLAELTGWSTEIAPEAINCAAPDTGNMETLHLFATEEQRKQWLEPLLAGEIRSAFSMTEPAVASSDARNIQTAIVRDGNDYIINGRKWWTSGANDPRCKILIVMGRTNPDAASHQQQSMILVPTDTPGVKILRSTSVFGWQDQHGHAEVIYDNVRVPASNLLAEEGMGFAIAQARLGPGRIHHCMRAIGVAERALALMTHRARTRIAFGKPLAEQGVVQQQIALSRNEIDQARLLCQKAAWTIDQHGNKEARNLVAQIKAVAPQMACNVIDRAIQVHGGGGVSDDFPLARMYGWQRAMRIFDGPDEVHMRSIARAEIGAEQSAFATAVTGA, via the coding sequence ATGTCTGCCAAGGGTGCTGACTACCACAAACGCCTCACCGAGTTCATGGTCGAACATGTCTTCCCGGCCGAGAAGTCCTACGACGAGTACCGCGAGGCCGCCGGCCCCGGCGACTTCACCGTGCCGCCGGTGGTCGAGGACCTGAAGGTGCTGGCCCGCAAGCAGGGGCTGTGGAACCTGTTCCTGCCGGCCGAGTCGGGGCTGACCAACCTGGAATACGCGCCGCTGGCCGAGCTGACCGGCTGGAGCACCGAGATCGCTCCCGAGGCGATCAACTGCGCGGCACCCGACACCGGCAACATGGAGACCTTGCACCTGTTCGCCACCGAGGAACAGCGCAAGCAGTGGCTGGAACCGCTGCTGGCGGGCGAGATCCGCAGCGCCTTCTCGATGACGGAGCCCGCGGTCGCATCCAGCGACGCCCGCAACATCCAGACCGCGATCGTCCGCGACGGCAACGACTACATCATCAACGGGCGCAAGTGGTGGACGTCGGGCGCCAACGACCCGCGCTGCAAGATCCTGATCGTGATGGGGCGCACCAACCCCGACGCCGCCTCGCATCAGCAGCAGTCGATGATCCTGGTGCCCACCGACACTCCGGGAGTGAAGATCCTGCGGTCGACGTCGGTGTTCGGCTGGCAGGACCAGCACGGCCATGCCGAGGTGATCTACGACAACGTGCGGGTGCCTGCGTCGAACCTGCTGGCCGAGGAGGGCATGGGGTTCGCGATCGCCCAGGCCCGGCTGGGGCCGGGCCGTATCCATCACTGCATGCGCGCGATCGGGGTGGCCGAGCGGGCGTTGGCGCTGATGACCCACCGTGCCCGCACCCGCATCGCGTTCGGCAAGCCGCTGGCCGAGCAGGGTGTGGTGCAGCAGCAGATTGCGTTGTCCCGCAACGAGATCGATCAGGCTCGCCTGCTCTGTCAGAAGGCCGCGTGGACGATCGACCAGCACGGTAACAAAGAGGCCCGCAACCTGGTCGCCCAGATCAAGGCCGTCGCGCCGCAGATGGCGTGCAACGTCATCGACCGCGCCATCCAGGTGCACGGCGGTGGCGGGGTCAGCGACGACTTCCCGCTGGCGCGCATGTACGGCTGGCAGCGGGCCATGCGAATCTTCGACGGACCCGATGAGGTTCACATGCGCAGCATCGCCCGGGCCGAAATCGGTGCGGAGCAGAGCGCTTTCGCGACGGCGGTGACCGGCGCGTGA
- a CDS encoding response regulator transcription factor: MPDNRKVRVVVGDDHPLFRDGLVRALSGSGEVEVVAEAEDGSSALAAIKEHAPDVALLDYRMPGMDGAEVAAAVRRDELSTRVLLVSAHDDAEIVYHALQQGAAGYLPKDSSRSEIVNAVLDCAKGRDVLAPRLASGLAVEIRRRAEPSGPALSSREREVLGMIAGGRSIPAIAEALFLAPSTVKTHVQRLYEKLGVGDRAAAVAEAMRRGLLE, from the coding sequence ATGCCCGATAACCGAAAGGTGCGCGTCGTCGTCGGCGACGACCACCCGCTGTTCCGCGACGGTCTGGTTCGGGCCCTGTCCGGCAGCGGTGAGGTCGAGGTGGTCGCCGAAGCCGAGGACGGTTCGTCGGCGCTGGCGGCGATCAAGGAGCACGCCCCCGACGTCGCGTTGCTGGACTACCGGATGCCCGGGATGGACGGCGCCGAGGTGGCCGCCGCCGTGCGTCGCGACGAGTTGTCGACCCGGGTGCTGCTGGTCTCCGCGCATGACGACGCCGAGATCGTCTATCACGCACTGCAGCAGGGCGCGGCCGGCTATCTGCCGAAGGACTCCAGCCGGTCCGAGATCGTCAACGCGGTGCTGGACTGCGCTAAAGGCCGTGACGTGTTGGCGCCCCGATTGGCATCCGGGCTGGCCGTCGAAATCCGCCGTCGCGCAGAACCTTCCGGCCCGGCGCTGAGTTCACGGGAACGCGAGGTGCTCGGCATGATCGCGGGCGGACGCAGCATCCCGGCGATCGCCGAGGCGCTCTTCCTGGCGCCGTCGACGGTCAAGACCCACGTGCAGCGGCTGTACGAGAAGCTGGGTGTCGGCGACCGGGCCGCAGCGGTCGCCGAGGCGATGCGGCGGGGACTGCTTGAGTAA
- a CDS encoding sensor histidine kinase has translation MSNLPAPLSRAADFLGTEPVRVAAVLRLPLIVLIGLLVWIEGVDHWLPEVYWSVLIVYTATAAIWLTVVLRRPLRWWFGWASTAIDVVAVLAMCVASGGATSWLLPIFFLIPITVAFLDRPEITALIGASTAVGYLIAWIVYSKRDDTMGLPNVVYVQVGCLAWLALATTALCLVLARRRARVRALLEVRRRLVSESMQADERHNRQLSEQLHDGPLQNLLAARLDLEDLRDQPSAEGFERVDAALQDAVTMLRSAVSTLHPQVLAQVGLGAALRELVGQYERRWNVTIDCAVAEVGKPASQALLYRAARELLANAHKHSRATRLRVELDDPDGVLVLRVIDNGVGFDPAVLNEKVAEGHIGLSSLVVGVEAMGGSVRLIGTDGGGTTAVVTVPESADST, from the coding sequence TTGAGTAACCTGCCGGCCCCGCTGAGCCGCGCGGCCGATTTCCTGGGCACCGAGCCGGTCCGCGTCGCGGCCGTCCTGCGGCTGCCGCTGATCGTTCTGATCGGGCTACTGGTGTGGATCGAGGGCGTCGACCATTGGCTGCCGGAGGTCTACTGGTCGGTGCTGATCGTCTATACGGCCACCGCCGCGATCTGGCTGACGGTCGTGCTACGCAGGCCGCTGCGGTGGTGGTTCGGCTGGGCGTCGACCGCCATCGACGTGGTGGCTGTGCTGGCCATGTGTGTGGCTTCCGGCGGCGCGACGAGCTGGCTGCTGCCGATCTTCTTCCTGATCCCGATCACCGTCGCCTTCCTGGACCGCCCGGAGATCACCGCGCTGATCGGCGCCAGCACGGCGGTCGGCTACCTGATCGCCTGGATCGTCTACTCCAAGCGTGACGACACCATGGGCCTGCCCAACGTCGTCTACGTCCAGGTGGGCTGCCTGGCCTGGCTGGCACTGGCCACCACCGCGCTGTGCCTGGTGCTGGCCCGCCGGCGTGCCCGGGTGCGGGCACTGCTCGAGGTGCGGCGCCGGCTGGTCTCGGAGTCGATGCAGGCCGACGAGCGCCACAATCGGCAGCTGTCCGAACAACTGCACGACGGACCGCTGCAGAACCTGCTGGCCGCCCGTCTGGATCTGGAGGACCTGCGCGACCAACCCTCCGCGGAGGGATTCGAGCGGGTCGACGCCGCCCTGCAGGACGCCGTCACCATGTTGCGCAGTGCCGTCTCGACGCTGCATCCCCAGGTGCTGGCTCAGGTCGGCCTCGGCGCGGCACTGCGAGAGCTGGTCGGCCAGTACGAGCGGCGCTGGAACGTCACCATCGACTGTGCGGTCGCCGAAGTCGGCAAGCCGGCCTCACAAGCCCTGCTCTACCGCGCCGCGCGCGAGCTGTTGGCCAACGCGCACAAGCACTCTCGGGCCACCCGGCTTCGCGTCGAGCTCGACGATCCGGATGGTGTGTTGGTCCTGCGAGTGATCGACAACGGGGTGGGCTTTGATCCCGCTGTGCTCAACGAGAAGGTGGCCGAGGGCCACATCGGGCTGTCCTCACTGGTGGTCGGTGTGGAAGCGATGGGCGGGTCGGTGCGGCTGATCGGCACGGACGGCGGCGGCACCACCGCTGTCGTGACGGTTCCAGAAAGCGCTGATTCCACGTAG
- a CDS encoding thioesterase family protein, producing MSDWTTTAARPHEMRLKLDTYPVIDAIGARYGDMDSNAHLNNLALEALHENARATMNRSLFPDIYDVTTRRLRLVTSQNAVHFLAEVHWPGTIATGAGVGRIGRTSFVASTGLFVENTCVGVCDTVLVLLGDDGPVPIPDDALAALETVRLKSPD from the coding sequence GTGAGCGACTGGACAACGACGGCGGCGCGTCCGCACGAGATGCGGCTGAAGCTGGACACCTACCCCGTCATCGACGCCATCGGAGCGCGCTACGGCGATATGGACTCCAACGCCCACCTCAACAACCTGGCACTCGAAGCGCTGCACGAGAACGCGCGGGCAACCATGAACCGCAGCCTGTTTCCCGACATCTACGACGTGACCACCCGCCGGCTGCGCCTGGTCACCTCGCAGAACGCCGTGCACTTCCTCGCCGAGGTGCACTGGCCGGGGACCATCGCGACCGGCGCCGGGGTCGGCCGGATCGGGCGCACCTCGTTCGTGGCATCGACCGGGCTGTTCGTCGAGAACACCTGTGTCGGCGTCTGCGACACCGTGCTGGTGCTCCTCGGCGACGACGGTCCGGTACCGATTCCCGACGACGCGCTGGCGGCGCTGGAGACCGTGCGGCTGAAGTCGCCGGATTAA
- a CDS encoding low temperature requirement protein A: protein MPAGLRAMLARDPDEPHRAASSLELLFDLVFVVAVSQTSGALHHLWEEQHFAAGLASYAMVFFAIFNAWINFTWFASAYDTDDWLYRLTAFVQMAGALVIAAGAQSAMLANDFGAIVAGYVIMRVATAAQWIRAAVSDHEYRGTSVRYAVGIVVVQVLWVSWYFLDGPVWLFPALAVVDLSVSPIAERHRATAYHHHHIAERYGLFTLIVLGESILAAANSIIGGLSNDDARLGLIAVAACSLAIVASMWWIYFDRPQHHQTTTVRRSFFWGYLHYFIFASAAAFSAGLEVVVAEHLGEGHLPHTAAGLTLTVPLAVFLLATWLVLDAGRRDVTQSVGVVVLTVAMVGAALLPEPTLGAAVIMVAAAALVSWRHAADKLPAL from the coding sequence TTGCCGGCCGGCCTGCGGGCGATGCTCGCCCGCGACCCCGATGAACCGCACCGCGCGGCAAGCTCCCTGGAGCTTCTCTTCGACCTTGTTTTCGTGGTCGCCGTCTCCCAGACTTCCGGTGCGCTGCACCACCTCTGGGAGGAGCAGCATTTCGCCGCCGGGTTGGCGTCCTACGCGATGGTGTTCTTCGCGATCTTCAACGCCTGGATCAACTTCACCTGGTTCGCCAGCGCATACGACACCGACGACTGGCTCTACCGGCTGACCGCGTTCGTCCAGATGGCCGGGGCCCTGGTGATCGCCGCCGGGGCGCAGAGCGCGATGCTGGCTAACGACTTCGGGGCCATCGTCGCGGGTTACGTGATCATGCGGGTGGCCACCGCCGCCCAGTGGATCCGCGCGGCGGTCAGCGATCACGAGTATCGCGGCACGAGCGTGCGATACGCGGTCGGCATCGTCGTCGTGCAGGTGCTGTGGGTGTCCTGGTACTTCCTCGACGGCCCGGTGTGGTTGTTCCCGGCACTGGCGGTCGTGGACCTGTCCGTCTCGCCGATCGCCGAGCGACACCGGGCGACGGCCTACCACCACCATCACATCGCCGAGCGGTACGGCTTGTTCACCCTGATCGTTCTCGGGGAATCGATTCTGGCAGCGGCCAATTCGATCATCGGCGGGTTGTCGAACGACGACGCCCGACTGGGCCTGATAGCGGTAGCCGCCTGCTCATTGGCGATTGTGGCGTCGATGTGGTGGATCTATTTCGATCGCCCGCAGCACCATCAGACGACGACGGTGCGACGCTCATTCTTCTGGGGCTACCTGCACTACTTCATCTTCGCCTCGGCCGCCGCGTTCTCGGCCGGCCTCGAGGTCGTCGTCGCCGAGCATCTCGGCGAAGGCCACCTGCCGCACACGGCGGCCGGCCTGACGCTGACCGTTCCGCTGGCGGTATTCCTCCTGGCGACCTGGCTGGTGCTCGACGCGGGGCGCCGCGACGTCACCCAGAGCGTCGGCGTGGTGGTCCTCACCGTGGCGATGGTGGGTGCTGCACTGCTGCCCGAGCCGACGCTCGGCGCGGCCGTGATCATGGTCGCCGCGGCGGCGCTCGTCAGCTGGCGGCACGCGGCCGATAAGCTTCCCGCCTTGTGA
- a CDS encoding TetR/AcrR family transcriptional regulator → MPAENGMTRREELLAVATKLFAARGYHGTRMDDVADVVGLNKATVYHYYASKSLILFDIYRRAAENTLEAVHDDPSWTAREALYQYTVRLLTNIAENPEGAAVYFQEAPYITEWFTDEQVAEVREKETQVYEHVHGLIGRGIASGEFFECDTHVVALGYIGMTLGAYRWLRPDGRRTAKEIAAEFSTALLRGLIREDSVRVESPLGPETSTEKANV, encoded by the coding sequence ATGCCAGCCGAGAACGGGATGACCCGGCGCGAAGAGCTGCTGGCCGTCGCCACGAAGCTCTTCGCCGCGCGGGGCTATCACGGCACCAGGATGGATGACGTCGCTGATGTCGTCGGTCTGAACAAGGCCACGGTCTATCACTACTACGCCAGCAAGTCGCTGATCCTGTTCGACATCTATCGCCGGGCGGCGGAGAACACCCTGGAGGCCGTGCACGACGACCCGTCCTGGACCGCCCGCGAGGCGCTCTACCAGTACACCGTCCGGCTGCTGACGAACATCGCCGAGAACCCCGAGGGCGCGGCGGTGTACTTCCAGGAGGCGCCCTACATCACCGAGTGGTTCACCGACGAGCAGGTCGCCGAGGTCCGGGAGAAGGAAACCCAGGTCTACGAGCACGTGCACGGACTGATCGGCCGGGGCATCGCCAGCGGCGAGTTCTTCGAGTGCGACACCCACGTGGTGGCCCTGGGCTACATCGGTATGACGCTGGGCGCCTACCGCTGGCTGCGCCCGGACGGTCGGCGCACCGCCAAGGAGATCGCCGCCGAGTTCAGTACCGCGTTGCTACGTGGCCTGATTCGCGAAGACAGCGTGCGGGTGGAGTCCCCGCTGGGACCGGAGACGAGCACCGAGAAGGCCAACGTCTGA